The following proteins are co-located in the Gloeocapsa sp. PCC 7428 genome:
- a CDS encoding cation-translocating P-type ATPase: protein MQLVPKTESPQAVPSSINQPTETITLDVQGMKCAGCVKVVESQLTKNESVLSACVNLVTEVAVVECTAGAVDAAELAENLTAAGFPTQPRYAQGEATLSSSVEPAKHRQEMQSAFRQLVVAGVLLVLSSLGHFSEWGLPAPPMLHNIWLHFGLASATLLGPGRPILLDGWRGLRRNAPNMNTLVGLGTLTAYTASLVALLFPQLGWDCFFDEPVMLLGFILLGRTLEQQARGRAASAFRELLALQPQVARLIADPTTGVSSGRESVEIPADRVRVGEWLQVLPGEKIPVDGEIVAGKTTVDESMLTGEAMPVTKHPGDTVAAGTINQLGTISLRATRTGKDTTLAQIVALVEAAQTRKAPVQKLADTVAGYFTYGVLTAAVLTFVFWYFIGTHLWSDVVTQPHHLVHLGHNSLHQPHHIQTTIYSPLLLSLKLAIAVMVVACPCALGLATPTAILVGTGVGAERGLLIKGGDVLQRVHQLSTVVFDKTGTLTTGLLHVSDCIALTEIRNAEDISDSQCLLQLAAAAESGNAHPVATAIRQAAQQQNLPILDAHNFDMEPGLGVSAVVAGHTQVLLGNQEWLEQHSITIDDAAQQLSQSLLNNGKTVIYVAVESALVGLIALTDTLRADAKATVDSLRQIGLQVMLLTGDRQEVAAAIALQLAIEPHHILAGVRPSGKAAAIQQLQSRNHLVAMVGDGINDAPALSQADVGIALKTGTDVAIESAEIVLMRDRLTDVVVAIDLSRATFNKIRQNLFWAFAYNTLGIPIAAGVLLPSFGFVLSPAAAGALMAFSSISVVTNSLLLRRFHQQESEASLTTGEKRGNSD from the coding sequence ATGCAACTTGTCCCAAAAACCGAGTCACCGCAGGCTGTCCCTAGTAGTATCAATCAACCCACAGAAACAATCACGCTAGACGTCCAAGGGATGAAGTGTGCTGGCTGTGTCAAGGTTGTCGAAAGTCAGTTAACAAAAAATGAGAGCGTACTTTCTGCGTGTGTAAACTTGGTTACAGAAGTTGCCGTTGTTGAGTGTACCGCAGGTGCTGTAGATGCCGCCGAACTCGCGGAGAATTTAACCGCTGCTGGCTTCCCTACCCAACCACGTTATGCACAGGGAGAAGCTACTCTTTCTAGTAGTGTAGAGCCAGCAAAACACCGTCAGGAAATGCAATCAGCATTTAGACAGTTAGTTGTTGCTGGCGTTTTGCTTGTATTGTCTAGCTTAGGACATTTCAGCGAGTGGGGTTTGCCTGCACCGCCGATGTTGCACAATATTTGGCTGCACTTTGGACTTGCAAGCGCCACCTTACTCGGACCAGGACGCCCAATTTTACTCGATGGCTGGCGGGGATTGCGGCGCAATGCACCCAACATGAATACCTTAGTGGGATTGGGAACGCTGACGGCTTACACCGCAAGTTTAGTAGCACTTTTGTTTCCACAACTTGGTTGGGACTGCTTTTTTGACGAACCTGTGATGCTGTTGGGCTTTATCTTATTAGGAAGAACATTAGAACAACAAGCGCGAGGACGTGCAGCATCTGCTTTTCGTGAATTACTGGCGCTGCAACCGCAAGTTGCGCGTTTAATAGCCGATCCTACAACCGGAGTTTCTTCAGGACGCGAAAGTGTAGAAATTCCTGCCGATCGCGTGCGCGTGGGCGAATGGTTACAAGTTCTACCAGGTGAAAAAATCCCCGTTGATGGCGAAATCGTTGCTGGAAAGACAACGGTAGATGAATCAATGCTTACTGGGGAAGCCATGCCAGTGACAAAGCACCCTGGAGATACTGTAGCCGCAGGTACAATTAATCAACTAGGAACAATTTCACTACGAGCAACGCGCACAGGGAAAGATACGACGCTAGCCCAGATTGTCGCTTTAGTAGAAGCCGCGCAAACGCGCAAAGCACCCGTTCAAAAATTAGCAGATACGGTAGCAGGATACTTTACCTATGGCGTGTTAACTGCTGCGGTATTGACGTTTGTGTTTTGGTATTTTATTGGGACTCATCTTTGGTCTGATGTCGTCACGCAGCCGCATCACCTTGTCCACTTAGGACACAACTCACTACATCAACCGCATCACATCCAGACAACAATTTATTCACCGCTGTTACTCAGTTTAAAACTCGCGATCGCCGTGATGGTTGTTGCGTGTCCGTGTGCTTTAGGACTAGCGACACCTACCGCGATTCTGGTCGGTACAGGAGTAGGTGCAGAACGTGGGTTATTGATCAAAGGTGGCGATGTCTTACAAAGAGTACACCAATTAAGTACGGTAGTTTTTGATAAAACTGGTACGCTCACAACCGGACTTTTGCACGTCAGCGATTGCATTGCACTAACGGAAATTCGCAACGCAGAAGATATATCCGATTCGCAATGCCTGCTACAACTAGCAGCAGCCGCAGAAAGTGGCAACGCGCATCCTGTAGCTACCGCGATCAGGCAAGCTGCACAACAGCAAAACTTGCCAATTCTCGATGCCCATAACTTCGACATGGAACCAGGATTAGGAGTATCAGCCGTAGTTGCAGGTCATACTCAGGTGTTGCTGGGTAATCAGGAATGGCTCGAACAACACTCGATTACGATTGATGATGCTGCACAACAACTGAGTCAATCGCTGCTCAATAACGGTAAAACTGTCATCTATGTAGCAGTAGAAAGCGCATTAGTAGGATTAATTGCGCTGACAGATACGCTGAGAGCAGACGCAAAGGCTACGGTAGATAGCTTGCGGCAAATCGGTCTACAAGTCATGCTCTTAACTGGGGATCGACAAGAAGTCGCGGCGGCGATCGCGCTACAACTCGCCATCGAACCACACCACATCCTTGCCGGCGTGCGTCCTAGTGGGAAAGCCGCCGCCATTCAACAACTACAATCGCGAAATCATCTCGTTGCTATGGTAGGTGATGGTATTAATGATGCTCCTGCCTTATCACAAGCTGATGTTGGAATTGCCTTAAAAACTGGCACTGATGTTGCTATAGAATCCGCAGAAATTGTCCTAATGCGCGATCGCCTAACAGATGTTGTCGTCGCGATCGACTTAAGCCGTGCGACTTTCAATAAAATTCGCCAAAACTTATTTTGGGCATTCGCCTACAATACGCTAGGAATTCCGATCGCGGCTGGTGTTTTATTACCTAGTTTTGGTTTTGTTCTTAGTCCAGCAGCGGCAGGTGCGCTTATGGCATTTAGCTCAATCAGTGTCGTCACCAACTCTTTATTATTGCGCCGCTTTCACCAACAAGAAAGTGAAGCGTCATTGACTACGGGTGAGAAGCGAGGGAACAGTGATTAG
- a CDS encoding FHA domain-containing protein, which translates to MALQPNQNHILIVEDDQGRKEFSLDAPVYSIGRDARCDIRLFSQFVSRRHATLVRLPREDGSFYYRIIDGDSKGKPSANGLLINGRKIPAHDLKNEDEIVFGPQVRAIYYLLSRDTMPSGPLDEYDVTLIGPNMMPEFED; encoded by the coding sequence ATGGCTTTACAACCTAATCAGAACCACATACTGATTGTTGAAGACGATCAGGGACGTAAAGAATTTAGTTTAGACGCTCCTGTGTACTCTATCGGCAGAGACGCGCGCTGCGATATCCGTTTGTTTTCGCAGTTTGTTTCTCGTCGTCACGCAACGCTGGTCAGATTACCACGCGAAGATGGCAGCTTTTACTATCGTATTATTGACGGCGACTCTAAAGGAAAACCTAGTGCCAATGGATTACTGATTAATGGTCGGAAAATTCCTGCGCACGACCTCAAAAATGAAGATGAAATTGTGTTTGGTCCTCAAGTTCGAGCAATTTATTACCTATTGAGCAGAGACACAATGCCTTCTGGTCCCTTGGACGAGTATGATGTCACTCTGATTGGTCCGAATATGATGCCAGAGTTTGAAGACTAA
- the tmk gene encoding dTMP kinase, which produces MSGRLIVFEGVEGCGKTTQLQRSHQWLKTLSLPAIVTREPGGTNLGTALRQLLLNVGKQPIYNSTELLLYAADRAQHVEEVLKPELASGTIVLCDRYVDSTVAYQGYGRGLSHSLIAQLNSIATGGLESDVTIWLDIDVAISLARKQHQSTSDCAERSAGGDRIEQEKIEFHRRVQQGYTELAQNHQNRIVRVDASRSVAEVQEQIQQILLQRFPEIRDKYNS; this is translated from the coding sequence ATGAGTGGCAGATTGATCGTCTTTGAAGGTGTCGAAGGTTGCGGCAAAACAACGCAGTTACAGCGATCGCATCAATGGCTAAAAACATTATCGTTACCCGCGATCGTCACCCGCGAACCAGGTGGAACAAATTTAGGTACGGCGCTACGCCAGTTATTGTTAAATGTAGGCAAGCAGCCAATTTATAATTCTACCGAGTTGTTATTGTACGCAGCAGACCGCGCCCAACACGTAGAAGAAGTCCTCAAACCCGAACTCGCCAGCGGGACAATTGTTTTATGCGATCGCTACGTTGATTCTACCGTCGCGTATCAGGGCTACGGGCGAGGTCTGAGTCATAGTTTAATTGCGCAATTAAATTCCATCGCCACAGGTGGGTTAGAAAGCGATGTCACGATTTGGTTGGATATCGATGTAGCTATCAGTCTCGCCAGAAAACAGCATCAGAGTACGAGCGATTGCGCGGAGCGCAGCGCCGGAGGCGATCGCATCGAGCAAGAAAAAATCGAGTTTCATCGCCGCGTACAACAAGGTTACACCGAATTAGCTCAAAATCACCAAAATCGCATCGTTCGGGTCGATGCCAGTCGTAGCGTAGCCGAAGTCCAAGAACAAATTCAGCAAATCTTACTACAACGCTTTCCTGAAATTAGAGACAAATATAATTCATAA